In the Andrena cerasifolii isolate SP2316 chromosome 3, iyAndCera1_principal, whole genome shotgun sequence genome, CTCAGAAGGCGTACGAGAGCCTGGGATTGCATTCAGTCattttcaaaactacagttaggccaggcgaggaaaataaatagcttaacttttctttccacatctgcgtgccaaattTTGTCGAGCAGCTGCTCGTCTCATAAAACGacttaaaattctgtcctcgcttCCAATAATTGCCGGTGTCTTGTAAGGGTAAAAACTCCGTTCAGAAAAGGCCAAAAGTCATAAAATCATAAACGTTGCTCGAGCGATGTCTTCTTGACCCTAagggttgcgcttacctacctgttagatatgtatgtaatgtaaatagactatgtaatcggaaagcgtgcctcgaccaccagctgagagtggagggaagcgtgaaggaagggccaaggacggagagaTGGCTGAAGGACAACCCCCTGACGAAGCTTGAGGGACAACACCACCTTGATTGGACGAAAGGATCCAGGGAAGGAGACAGAGGAACACCCCGAAATTGGAGGAGTAGGGCGTTCGGAGGTTACAAGCGAGGagtgattttgtaaaaacttTAGATCGAACTTGTTAGCAGAACAGTCAACCTCTAGCCATTTATTAAAAACCCAACATAGAATTTATTCAAAAGAGTTTCACTTTATTTCTACTCCATCattgaaattcccgcgcaacTCGTGAGCTGAGTgtttcagcgctccacgggcacggaccAGCCGCGTATTTAGAAATCTCCACGGAATCGCGCAACAAaattggtgacagcggtgggattgtCTAATGGATTTTTGGTAAAATCATTAACGCGATTTAATGTGAGAGTTAGAATTGTGAACGGAAATTTCTGAATTTGATTTTGGCCGGCTCGCGAGTGCGCCTTTGAAAAGTTTATTGCGATTGGACGCTGATTTGAACTCAATAATTGTGTGCGAAAAGATGCTTAGTTTAAATTAGACGCTGTGAACTGTGATCATAATTCGCTTTACGATAACGGAACTGTTGGTGGTTAAGAAAGTACCACCTTTCTCTCCCTGGTTTTGGCACGGTTTTTCCACGGGAGCGGAAGGGTGAATACAGGAGACGGGTGTTTTCAGTGGCCGTGATTGCTACCCTGAAAAACACAGGTACTGATCGCTGTTGCAGCATTGCTGGAGTCAACTGGACTTGGACTTCGTGGACCGTTCTTCGCAGCATCTTGGGAAACAGATGAACGAAAGATCGCAGTTGTTTTAGGCAGCGAATAAGTATttataagatatatatatataattattttgtaatccGGACAAGATGTTACGTAGTCGCAAGGCAATGAGAAAACGTTGGAGTTGCATACTTGGTTTGAATAGATCTCGAGAGTTCGAAGTCCGGGATTTGTCCTCGGAATTTCTTCGGGAATCGGCGAATGATTCTATGTCACGACCGGGTGCTTTAAGTCTTTTGCCGGTGCGAGCGAGTACTCCAAGGTTTGATTCGCCGAGTTTGGATAATGAATCGTATCGCCCCGAGGTAATCAATGCTGTTAGCCTGCCGCCAGTTGAATCTACTGAAGTTTCTTTTCTATCTTTAAAATTAGCGTCTGATTTGATTCAGCGGTTTGATGGCAAACCTGGTTCTTTGCTTAAATTTACGAAACAGTGCCAACTTATTAATTCTAAAGTTAAACCTTCTGACCGTGGAAATTTATTAACTATAATTCGGTACAAAATCGAAGGTCCTGCGGATTTGTTAATTTCCAATCGTCCAGAGCCAACAACAGTAAGCGAGGTCATTGGCCTGTTGAAGAAAGTGTATGCACGGTATTTTGACGTTGATCAGATCCATGGCGAACTGAGGGGTTTGCGACAGGGGATACACGAGTCATTAGAATTTTATGGGGCCCGAGGCCGTGAAATATTAAGCCGGGGGTTACAGGCAGCTAAGGAGAAGTTTAACTCCGAACAGCTGATAGGAGCTGCGGCTTTGTTAGATCAGGCAGCCGTCACAAACTTTAAACGTGGTCTCCAGAATCAAAGAGACTCTTTATTTCGAATGAACAGGATAAAACATTTGATGATATAGTTAGTATTGCGAGTAGATTGAAACAGGAAATGGTTGACTCAGTAAGGCAATTTCCATGGTCATCTGTTCGGGTTGCTACCGCCACTGTCAgcaataataaatgttttaattgcGATCAGAAGGGCCATTACCGTCACAGTTGTCTTCAAAGAAATTCTCAGAATCCATCAGCTCGTGAAAGGGTAAGATGTAAATTTTGTAGAAAGACAGGGCATACCGAATCATGTTGTTTTAAAAAACGAAACGGGGATAGTACTGGGATGCATCATGAAACTGCTGTACCCAAGTCGCAGCATTTAAACTCGAAGGGGGCTCCGCGGGGAAACGCGACGCAGAGCGAACCCCTAATTGCGCGTCCTCAGTTGAACGAACATGCTTCCACTTCAACGTAAAAGGTGTTGGTCGACTGCCTATTTTATTGATACTGGTTCTCAACTTAATCTAATGAAACGTACAGGCATTATTTCCGGCTTGTTGGTGGATACTGATGTTATTTATAATATAGTTGGTATCGATCAGGGGGGTCTTAGCACTTTCGGTGAAGTGATTATTGAAATTTTCAGTATTAGCGTTAAATTTCAGATTGTCAACGCTGAGTTTCCGATTTCGGGAATAGGAATTTTAGGTATTCCATTTTTGGAGCAGCAACAAGCAGTATTAACATTTAAGGATGTTCTGCCTAAAATAGTCTTCGGGTTGGGGGGCAGGAATTGTCTCTTCGTACAGGGGTTTCAGTTAGTTTGCCACCTTGCATGAAAACTCCTATAACTGTCCCTGTTAGAAACATTGACAAACAGGAGGGTTATATAAGGAGATTAGATACACAGCCGGGTGTTTATATAGGTGAAGTGCTGGTCTCGCAGGAGAATCGATTTGTTAGGATATGCGCTATTAATACTACTCACGATAGTGCAACTCTTTCAATACCCCCCGTCGAATTAGAGGAGTTTATTGAAATTCCTCCTTCACCCCGTTCGGCTCGGACGGGAAATCCAACTCAGAATCGGTCCAAGGCTGATGCTGCTAGGCTTGTTCAGTTAGTGAAGTTTCTCGATATGCAGGGTTTGAGCGATTCTGAGCGGGctagttttttttagaaattgtgAACGAATTTCCGTATCAATTTTAGTTGCCTTCGGATCAATTAAATTCTACTAGTACAATCAGACATAAAATAGTGACTACGGATGAAATACCTATAAATACgaaacaatatcggtttccgcTAGTTcacaaagaagaaataaaaaaacaggtaaactCACTGCTTGAGAATAAGATAATTCAGCCATCTGCTTCTCCTTATAATTCGCCTGTTTGCGTTGTTCCTAAAAAACCTGGTCCGGATGGTAAGCCTCGCTGGCGTATGGTGATAGATTATCGCAAGTTAAATGAGAAGACAATCAATGATGCGTATCCTCTTCCTAATATTTTGGATATCTTAGATCAATTGGGGGCCGCTAAATATTTTAGTACCCTCGATCTTGCTTCTGGCTTCCATCAGGTTCCCGTACATCCGGACTCTAAATCCAAGACTGCTTTCTCAACCGTTAATGGGCACTATGGATTTAATAAGATGCCCTTCGGTCTCAAAAATGCTCCAGCCACCTTTAAGAGGTGCATGGATTTGGTTTTGGTTGGTTTACTAGGAGTCGAGCTTTTTGTATATATGGACGACATCGTCATATATGCTGATTCTTTAGAGGAGCATTCTCGGAAACTCAGAATTCTCTTGGCTCGGTTGGAGAATGCCGGTTTGACATTACAACCCGAGAAATGTCGATTCTTGCGACGAGAAGTTGCTTATTTGGGTCACATTATCTCTGCCAAAGGAGTGAAACCAGACCCTGGGAAGATCGTGGCTGTGAAGTCATTTCCTGTTCCAAAAACTAGGAAGAATGTTAAACAATTTCTGGGATTAGTTGGTTATTATCGACGTTTTATCCCTCATATGGCAAGGGTTGCTAAACCTCTGACACAATTGTTCAAGGCAGAAGTACTTTTTGTCTGGAGTAAGGATGTCCAATTTGCTTTCGAGAGTTTACGTGATATTATTTGTTCTGAGCCGTTGCTCCAATTTCTCAACTTTCAGCAGCCATTCCTCGTAACAACTGATGCTTCTAATTATGCAGTAGGAGCTGTATTGAGTCAGGGTCAAATCGGGGAAGATCTCCCGATCGCGTATGCATCTCGGACCCTTAATAACGCTGAAAGTAATTATTCGACCATTGAGAAAGAATTATTGGCAGTTTTATTTGCAATCGAACGTTTTCGACCGTATTTGTATGgccaaaaatttatattagTTACTGATCATCGGCCGCTGATCTGGCTGCATAACGTAAAAGATCCCACTTCCCGTATCATGAGATGGCGCATTAGATTAAACGAATACGATTACGAGATGGTATATAAACCTGGTATGATAAATTCCAACGCAGATGCATTATCCCGGAATCCGCCTGTTCTTGTGGATTCGGAAAATATCCTTCCTTTCCCATCTAAATGTTTGACAATTCATACCGAGACTGAAAGTACGGACGCCTCTCCTCCAAGGCGTTTGCAAAGGGTTGTCGTAGGCGCCGACGATTTGCCAATTGCAATCTCTAAGGAGGTCGAGGACATTGACGTTGACAGTTCTACGGGAGACGAAAATGAACGTTTACAGCGGGAGTTTTTCTTGTAAATAGAGAGTTTAGTAGTGGGTATAATGAGATTGATAACAAAACCAATCATTCGGATTCTGATTCAATTGATAGTAACGAGTATTATACGGCAGATGAGGAAGACACAATTCCTTCTATAGGAACATTTCTCCAGGAAGGAGAATCTCCTAAAGAATTTAATGCTAATGTAATGAATGGTGGATCGCTCTGCAGAGGTACTGAGGACATGTGTCGACTCGGGAGTCTGTCGGACATCGGAAAGGCCGACTTTGAAGGCACCCCGCCACAGGCACCGTTAGCGGCTGTCCCTGTATCTCAGGGTATCTGTCCTCTGCCAGAAAATGGCAACAAGAGCCCCCGTTTCGTGTCGAAAGCGGAGACTCGGCACGGAGGTGCCACCTCCTTTTTCCCGACTCATATCGTGGTATAGGCTGCGCGCAGTCTAATTCTTTCCGAATGAGGTTGTGGCGGAGTGTGTGCGAGTCTGTTGCTTCAGGAATGACAGAATCAGGTAAAGAATGGACACGATCCTCCGTAGAAAATGTTTCTGAAAATGGATCTCATACCCATgataaattcaaagttttacaGACAAATTTAGTTCCATCCGTACAAGCATCCCCTCCTTCTCCGTTTCCAAGTATCATTTATTGCAAGGACCATCTCTATATGCGGAAAGACaatcttcttcattttttctcTACTGATTGTCAAGTTTCTTCACAAATCAGTAATGAATTGTTAAAACAAGGAAAATTTTCCATTGGTCAAATGCGATCGTACAATGTTCATGTGGGTGCGGCAATAGTTTTCCCCGGTGGAACTCaacatatttttcatttattttccaaGGTGAAATCTGCTGAACAACAAAACTTTAGGCATCTCGCGTCTTCAATGTCATCTCTTAAAAATCTTATGGAAACGTTGAGTGTGACATCCATCAGTTTATCTAAAAGTGATAATAACATTGAGCCTATTGAATGGAATTCTCATGAATATCTTTTAAATCAAACATTCAATAATTCACAATACAATATTACGGTTTGCACTGGAGAAATCATTTTCCCCTCTTTATCAAGAAGACCTTCGATTATTCAGGAATATCATGAGTCTGTATCAGTTGGCCATCAGGGTGTGATTAAGTTGTTCAAACGGATAAGGGAAGATTTCTATTGGACAAAAATGGGGAAAGACATCTCAACTTTTGTTCGCTCTTGTTCCAGCtgccaaagaaataaaattctttctgcTAAAACTAGACAGCCAATGCGCATAACAGATACCCCTCAGAGAGCTTTTGAAAAGGTACAAATGGACATTGTGGGACCGTTACCTGTGACTAGAAGAGGTAATCGGTATCTGTTGACTCTGCAGGATAATTTGACTAAATATTCTGATGCTATTCCCATACCAACTATGGATTCCATTACTGTTGCAGTTGCTCTTGCAGAGCAGTTTGTAAGTAGGTTTGGCTGCCCTCGCGTTATTCAAACTGATCAAGGAAGTAATTTTGTTAGTGGACTAATGAGTAACTTCtgcaaaatattcaaaatacaGAGAATTACATCAACGGCATTTCATCATCAATCACTGGGTTCTCTTGAGCGAGCACATCGCGTTTTCGTAgattatttaaaacattattgTGGAAAAACTGATTGGGACAACTGGATACGCTTTGGAATATTCTCATATAATACCTCTGTGCATGAAGCTTCATGTGTGATTACGTGAAGTTAGCTATATGACATAGGGATATCGAAACTAGATGTAGAGcgtaattcaaaatcctttgtagcGAAAAGATTTATTATAGACATGTGGGTTCGAAGTGAACagcacatctggaaggttttaaacgagattgaaacggaggacgaggaagagtttattgctaggactcataaacacgtagatcgcgttgtgcttctcgagggtttttccatgccagtttttcgaacgtgctcgtaCGATATTAGTAGCTGATGCCTGAACTCAGAAGGCGTACGAGAGCCTGGGATTGCATTCAGTCattttcaaaactacagttaggccaggcgaggaaaataaatagcttaacttttctttccacatctgcgtgccaaattTTGTCGAGCAGCTGCTCGTCTCATAAAACGacttaaaattctgtcctcgcttCCAATAATTGCCGGTGTCTTGTAAGGGTAAAAACTCCGTTCAGAAAAGGCCAAAAGTCATAAAATCATAAACGTTGCTCGAGCGATGTCTTCTTGACCCTAagggttgcgcttacctacctgttagatatgtatgtaatgtaaatagactatgtaatcggaaagcgtgcctcgaccaccagctgagagtggagggaagcgtgaaggaagggccaaggacggagagaTGGCTGAAGGACAACCCCCTGACGAAGCTTGAGGGACAACACCACCTTGATTGGACGAAAGGATCCAGGGAAGGAGACAGAGGAACACCCCGA is a window encoding:
- the LOC143366916 gene encoding uncharacterized protein LOC143366916 isoform X2; translation: MKLHAQRYYMRIFQSVSSCPNQFFHNNVLNNLRKRDVLAQENPVIDDEMPLILNNARAAKPTYKLLCKSNCNSNGIHSWYGNSIRIFSQIILQSQQIPITSSSHRNLPLSV
- the LOC143366916 gene encoding uncharacterized protein LOC143366916 isoform X1, with the protein product MKLHAQRYYMRIFQSVSSCPNQFFHNNVLNNLRKRDVLAQENPVIDDEMPLILNNARAAKPTYKLLCKSNCNSNGIHSWYGNSIRIFSQIILQSQQIPITSSSHSFSRKNFISLAAGTRANKS